From a single Lolium rigidum isolate FL_2022 chromosome 7, APGP_CSIRO_Lrig_0.1, whole genome shotgun sequence genomic region:
- the LOC124678126 gene encoding uncharacterized protein LOC124678126, which translates to MDSGSPVMTESERRAYRYAQAPRVQGLGVRKSWSNDSLFSLVGSARGVTVHSCVCAPTTHPGSFRCKHHRQNQNAYQIGGAGQATADADVKRGDEAHQEASSSAEQEKAS; encoded by the coding sequence ATGGACAGCGGCAGCCCGGTGATGACGGAGAGCGAGCGGCGCGCGTACCGGTACGCGCAGGCGCCGAGGGTGCAGGGCCTCGGCGTGAGGAAGTCGTGGTCCAACGACTCCCTCTTCAGCCTCGTCGGCTCCGCCAGAGGGGTCACCGTCCACTCCTGCGTCTGCGCGCCCACCACGCACCCCGGATCATTCCGCTGCAAGCACCACCGACAGAACCAGAACGCCTACCAAATCGGCGGCGCCGGCCAGGCCACGGCCGACGCCGACGTGAAGCGCGGCGACGAGGCCCACCAAGAAGCTTCGTCGTCCGCGGAGCAGGAGAAGGCGTCCTGA